GGAATCGATGGACTCTTCGGCCCTCTTGATCCCCTCGCTAAATGTTTTATCCAGACCCACGGCCATAAAGGCGGCAGCGGCATTGAGCAGGACCATTTCCCGCTTGGCACCCGGCTCCCCGTTTAAGAGGGCCCGGATAATCCCGGCATTCTCAGCGGCGTTTCCCCCTTTAATGTCCTCCGGCACGGCCCTCTTAAACCCCACCTCTTCAGGAGAAAAGATGAAAGTGTCTACCCGGCCATCTTTGAGATGGGCGATATGGGTGGGGCCGCAGATACTGATTTCATCAAAGGTCCCTTCTCCGCAAACCACAAAGGCCTCTTTGGTCCCTAAGCGTTGAAGGACCAGGGCCATCTTTTCGGTCAACTCCGGGGCATAAACCCCCAGGACCTGGGCCGAGGCCCCGGCCGGATTGGTCAGAGGCCCCAGCAGATTGAAGATGGTTCGAATCCCTATCTCCTGCCGGGGTTTGGCGGCATATTTCATGGCCCCGTGAAACAGGGGGGCAAAAAGAAATCCGATGCCAACCTCCAGGATGCATCTTTCCACGTCAGTGGTGGTCAGGTTTAAATTGACTCCCAGATTTTCCAGGACATCGGCGCTTCCACATAAACTGGAAACGGCCCGGTTGCCGTGCTTGGCCACCCGGACACCCGCCCCGGCGGCCACAAAGGCCGTGGCCGTGGAGACATTGAAGGTTTTTGTGCCGTCCCCGCCAGTACCGCAGGTATCCAGAATGGTTTCATCTTCAATGTTGATTTCATCCCGATCGATATTGACCAGGTTATTCTTCAGATTGATCCGGGTGGCCTTGGCCCTCATGGTCCTGGCCGCCCCGGTGATCTCCTCCACGGTTTCCCCCTTTAATCTCAAGGCCGTGATAAAGGCCCCGATCTGGGCATCCGTGGCCTGCCCGGTCATGATTTGATCCATTATCCCTTCCATTTCTTTCTCCGTCAGATCCTTCCCACTGACGATCCTGGCGATAGCCTCCTTGATCATGATCTTCCTCCCTCCGAAAAATAATTTTTATTAAATATTCATGCCCACGGGGCACCTCGTGATACCTGAAAATGCTTCACGGGGGCAATAGGCGATAGGCAAGGTACAGGGTTCAGGGTTTTTCCACTTGCAACCTGCAACTTGCAACTTTATTCTTAAATTCAGCCCTGCCCCCCGGGCCCCGACCCCTGATCCCATTTTTCATGTAACTTACATCTTGTATCTTGAAACTTTATTTTCAAATTGAACCTCATCCCCTTCCATATCCATAGAGATCGATGAAATTCTTGATCAAACGATCCCCCTCAGGGGTTAAAATGGATTCGGGATGAAATTGGACCCCTTCCACCCGGCTGTTTCGATGACGCAGTCCCATGATTTCTCCCTGATCGGTCCAGGCACTGATCTCCAGGCAATCCGGCAAATCCTT
This is a stretch of genomic DNA from Deltaproteobacteria bacterium. It encodes these proteins:
- the trpD gene encoding anthranilate phosphoribosyltransferase yields the protein MIKEAIARIVSGKDLTEKEMEGIMDQIMTGQATDAQIGAFITALRLKGETVEEITGAARTMRAKATRINLKNNLVNIDRDEINIEDETILDTCGTGGDGTKTFNVSTATAFVAAGAGVRVAKHGNRAVSSLCGSADVLENLGVNLNLTTTDVERCILEVGIGFLFAPLFHGAMKYAAKPRQEIGIRTIFNLLGPLTNPAGASAQVLGVYAPELTEKMALVLQRLGTKEAFVVCGEGTFDEISICGPTHIAHLKDGRVDTFIFSPEEVGFKRAVPEDIKGGNAAENAGIIRALLNGEPGAKREMVLLNAAAAFMAVGLDKTFSEGIKRAEESIDSGRAREKLEKLIAFTRQCAPFVRKNL